The genomic interval GTGGGAGATGCTGTCTTCGACTGCCCCTGAAATCCATATCTTCTGAGCTCTCCCAGGTACAAGGATAATTAAGCCGACAAGCAGCATAAGGAGCCTTTGCATCAGTTTTGCATCAGTTATACATAAATATAATAAAAACGGAAAAAGGAAGGGAGGAATTGTGAAAGAACGAACACAAAGCCAGTACTGACAGGCTATTACGATTTCTATTTGGACCGGCAGATCTGCCTCGTTGGAGCACCGTGTCTATAGTCCGGTGTAACAATTCCGGGGCCTGTGTTGATAATCAGGAAGCCGGGGGCATGCCATTACGCCCCGACGGGGTTCAATAACAACGCCCTGTTTAATCAGATCCGATTAAACAGGGCGTATCATCCCGGAACTATATCCGGGATCATATGATGATGATCTGATTATTCCACCAGTTTGTATATCTCTGGCAGGTTGCGTCCCAGGCCATCATAATCCAGTCCGTATCCCAGCAGGAATTTATTGGGCACGGAAAAACCCAGGTAATCGATGTTGATAGGATGCTGCATTGCTTCCGGTTTGGTAAGCAGGGCGGCCACCATCAGTTTTTTAGGCTGCTGATGCTCCAGCTGCGGCAGGAACTGGCTCAGGGTCTTGCCGGTATCTACAATGTCTTCCAGGATAACCACGGTCCGGCCATACAGGTCTTCATCGAGACCAATGGCCTGCACTACATTACCAGTAGATTTCATGCCCTTGTAAGAGGCCAGTTTAATGAAAGATATTTCCGCCTCGATGGTGAGGTACTTAAAAACATCTGCAGCAAACATAAAAGAGCCATTCAGAATAGCGATGAATAGAGGCTTTTCTCCCTTCAGATCATTATTGAGGGCAGTGGCCAGTTCCCTGATGCGCTCCTGTAACTTTTCAGCGCTGATGTATGGTTCGAACTGTTTATCGTGTACCCGGATAACAGACATGCGATTCGTTTTATGTGATTAGATTTTGCCGACCAAAAGCCGTTGTCCTATTTTGATATCAAAACTTTCCAGATGATTCCATTGTTGCAACTGCTCTACTGTTACGTTGTAACGTTTCGCAATACCATATAGTGTTTCTTTCGTCTGTACTTCATGATATAATGAGTTGCCATCCCTGACAGGGCCTCCCGTTCCGGCAGGTTGCGATGGTGTGCCCGCAGGTTGAGCAGGAGATGTTGTTGCTACAGGCGCTGCCGGTTTCTCCGCTACAGGCGCAGGCTGCACCGGTGCAGCTGGTTGCGTAGCTGAAGGCTGTGTACCAGCCGGCGGCCTCGAAGTGTATACAGGCTGTGAAGAAGATGGCGACGATGGCACCGGTGTGGCAGGCTGTGTACCTGATGATTGTGCACCGGTTTGTGCAGGTTTGGAAGAATATACAGGCTGCGAAGACGATGGCTGGGTGGCCACAGGTTTTGACGATGCAGGTGTATTCTGCGCCGCACCGCCACCGGTCGATTTCACCTCACCAAGCTTTTTCAGGTCATCCTCCATACCTGGAGGCAGATTACTTTTTGGGGCCGATGTATTGTTCTGTTGCTGTTGCTGTGCTGCGTTCTGCTGTGCTATTTCCTCCTGCCGTTCCATTTCTGTTCTGACATCTTCAACGATTTGCCCGGGCTTAAAGTCGCCCTCTGTAGGGTCTTCTACCGGTGCATTTTTCGCAAGGCGGGGCGCTTTATTAGCGTAACCTGCTAATGCCAGCCGCTCTCCTATTTCCGGTTCCTCTCCTTCCTTCATCTTATTACGACGGCGTAACCAGCGGAGCTGGATACCTTCCGACTGAGCAATGTCGTACATGGTTTCTCCCGCAGCTACTGTATGGTAGTCATTCTTACCTGATTTACCCTTTTTCTGCAGGAAGATGAAAGTTTCTTTCGGTAATGGATCATCATTCGGCAGGTCGTTGTAGTGAACCAGGTTACGCAGTTTGATATCCCGCTGATCGGCTATCTGTATCAGTGAGGTCCCTGCAGGTACCAGTATTACTTTACGATCGTTGATCTGGAACACGCCTTTAGGTGCATTGGCCTTGGTAATGCCGGATGGTTTACCGGTGCCCGCAACGGGCGCTTTAGATGGTTTCGATGCCACCACTTCATCGCCGGTCTTGGCGTTGTTCGTTCCGGCTTTGGTTACCCCTTCTCCCTCCAGCGTGTACTGCTGTAAGTTGTAATCTTCAATGAGTTTTATGAGCTGCTGCGGATAGGTGTTGCTGGTGGCATATCCTGCCTGTTTCAGCCCATAGGCCCATGATTTATAATCTTCTTCCTGGAACTGGAAGAGGAACGCATACCGGGGATTGTTCCGCAAAAAATCTGAGTGATCTTTATAGGAATCGGCTGCAGATGGATATTTGCGGAAGCATTCCTGGCGGGCATCATCATCATACCTGACACTTTCGCCGGCCCAGTTGTTCTTACATTTTATGCCGAAATGGTTGTTGGAGTTTTGCACCAGCCAGCTGCCGCCAGACTGTGTTTCCAGTATGCCCTGTGCCAGTTTGATGGAAGCAGGTATACCGCTACGCTGCATTTCAGCAATAGCGATGTCTTTATACTTCGCGATATACTGCTGGGTACTCGCGTTTTGCGTTTGAGCCCTCAGCATGGGCATGCAGCCAAACAGGAAGCTACACACTAAAACAGATCTCCTTAGTTGCATGTATGTTGAATTTAATGGGTGCGGTTAGCGTAAGTGGATCAGTTTATCTTTCTGATGATCATCAGGCCGTCTCTGAGCGTCAGCAATAACTGTTCCGCCCTGCCGTCAGCTGCTACTTTTTCGCAGAAACTGATCATTGCTTTGGCATTGGTACTTTGTCTTGATGGTTCCAGTAATGTCTCTCCATGAAAGAGCACATTATCTGCCAGTATAAATCCCCCCGGACGTATCTTATCCCAGACCAGATCGTAATAGTTTCCGTAGCCTGTCTTATCTGCATCGATAAATACCAGGTCGAATACTTCGTCCAGCCGGGTTATAATATCTGCTGCCTTACCGATATGCATTTTTATCTTTCCGGATAATCCTGCTTCCACAAAATAGCGCTGGCACATTTCTTCTCTTTCCTC from Chitinophaga filiformis carries:
- the hpt gene encoding hypoxanthine phosphoribosyltransferase, translated to MSVIRVHDKQFEPYISAEKLQERIRELATALNNDLKGEKPLFIAILNGSFMFAADVFKYLTIEAEISFIKLASYKGMKSTGNVVQAIGLDEDLYGRTVVILEDIVDTGKTLSQFLPQLEHQQPKKLMVAALLTKPEAMQHPINIDYLGFSVPNKFLLGYGLDYDGLGRNLPEIYKLVE
- a CDS encoding glucosaminidase domain-containing protein; its protein translation is MQLRRSVLVCSFLFGCMPMLRAQTQNASTQQYIAKYKDIAIAEMQRSGIPASIKLAQGILETQSGGSWLVQNSNNHFGIKCKNNWAGESVRYDDDARQECFRKYPSAADSYKDHSDFLRNNPRYAFLFQFQEEDYKSWAYGLKQAGYATSNTYPQQLIKLIEDYNLQQYTLEGEGVTKAGTNNAKTGDEVVASKPSKAPVAGTGKPSGITKANAPKGVFQINDRKVILVPAGTSLIQIADQRDIKLRNLVHYNDLPNDDPLPKETFIFLQKKGKSGKNDYHTVAAGETMYDIAQSEGIQLRWLRRRNKMKEGEEPEIGERLALAGYANKAPRLAKNAPVEDPTEGDFKPGQIVEDVRTEMERQEEIAQQNAAQQQQQNNTSAPKSNLPPGMEDDLKKLGEVKSTGGGAAQNTPASSKPVATQPSSSQPVYSSKPAQTGAQSSGTQPATPVPSSPSSSQPVYTSRPPAGTQPSATQPAAPVQPAPVAEKPAAPVATTSPAQPAGTPSQPAGTGGPVRDGNSLYHEVQTKETLYGIAKRYNVTVEQLQQWNHLESFDIKIGQRLLVGKI
- a CDS encoding O-methyltransferase, whose amino-acid sequence is MDIIPAAVEAFAEKYTSPETDVLKRLHRETYLKVEQPHMLSGQLQGQFLSLVSHMLQPLKILEIGTYTGYSAICLAQGLKEGGVLHTIDINEEREEMCQRYFVEAGLSGKIKMHIGKAADIITRLDEVFDLVFIDADKTGYGNYYDLVWDKIRPGGFILADNVLFHGETLLEPSRQSTNAKAMISFCEKVAADGRAEQLLLTLRDGLMIIRKIN